In one Musa acuminata AAA Group cultivar baxijiao chromosome BXJ2-5, Cavendish_Baxijiao_AAA, whole genome shotgun sequence genomic region, the following are encoded:
- the LOC135612646 gene encoding OVARIAN TUMOR DOMAIN-containing deubiquitinating enzyme 12-like isoform X1 — MEHIVHNEVGPSTATGLSSHSNDTDDDRMIALVLSEEYEKLDGAVSRRLANLASVPHVPRINTFIPSLSDATLDHQRLLQRLNAYGLYEVKVSGDGNCQFRAISDQLYRSSEYHKHVRKEIVKQLKEFHAFYEGYVPMKYKRYYKKMAKSGEWGDHITLQAAADKFQAKICLLTSFRDTCFVEIVPQNQAPQRELWLSFWSEVHYNSIYELRDLPTQHKPRKKHWLF, encoded by the exons ATGGAACATATAGTTCATAATGAAGTTGGCCCATCTACAGCAACTGGTCTAAGCAGCCACAGCAATGACACTGATGATGATAGGATGATTGCGCTTGTTCTCTCAGAAGAATATGAAAAGTTAGATGGTGCAGTTTCTAGACGCCTTGCTAATCTGGCTTCAGTGCCT CATGTTCCGCGGATAAATACATTTATTCCCAGCTTGAGTGATGCCACTCTAGATCACCAGCGGCTTCTCCAAAG GTTAAATGCTTATGGCCTATATGAAGTTAAGGTCTCTGGGGATGGCAATTGTCAG TTTCGTGCAATATCTGATCAGTTATACAGATCCTCGGAATATCATAAACATGTTCGGAAAGAGATAGTAAAGCAG CTTAAGGAATTCCATGCTTTCTATGAAGGATATGTCCCCATGAAGTACAAGCGCTACTATAAGAAAATGGCCAA ATCCGGCGAATGGGGAGACCACATTACATTACAAGCTGCAGCTGATAAG TTCCAAGCAAAAATATGTCTTCTAACTTCATTTAGAGATACCTGTTTTGTGGAGATTGTACCACAAAATCAGGCTCCTCAAAGAG AGCTATGGTTGAGTTTCTGGTCTGAGGTGCACTATAATTCAATTTATGAACTCCGAG ATCTTCCAACTCAACACAAGCCTAGAAAGAAGCATTGGCTATTCTAG
- the LOC135612646 gene encoding OVARIAN TUMOR DOMAIN-containing deubiquitinating enzyme 12-like isoform X2 has product MEHIVHNEVGPSTATGLSSHSNDTDDDRMIALVLSEEYEKLDGAVSRRLANLASVPHVPRINTFIPSLSDATLDHQRLLQRLNAYGLYEVKVSGDGNCQFRAISDQLYRSSEYHKHVRKEIVKQFQAKICLLTSFRDTCFVEIVPQNQAPQRELWLSFWSEVHYNSIYELRDLPTQHKPRKKHWLF; this is encoded by the exons ATGGAACATATAGTTCATAATGAAGTTGGCCCATCTACAGCAACTGGTCTAAGCAGCCACAGCAATGACACTGATGATGATAGGATGATTGCGCTTGTTCTCTCAGAAGAATATGAAAAGTTAGATGGTGCAGTTTCTAGACGCCTTGCTAATCTGGCTTCAGTGCCT CATGTTCCGCGGATAAATACATTTATTCCCAGCTTGAGTGATGCCACTCTAGATCACCAGCGGCTTCTCCAAAG GTTAAATGCTTATGGCCTATATGAAGTTAAGGTCTCTGGGGATGGCAATTGTCAG TTTCGTGCAATATCTGATCAGTTATACAGATCCTCGGAATATCATAAACATGTTCGGAAAGAGATAGTAAAGCAG TTCCAAGCAAAAATATGTCTTCTAACTTCATTTAGAGATACCTGTTTTGTGGAGATTGTACCACAAAATCAGGCTCCTCAAAGAG AGCTATGGTTGAGTTTCTGGTCTGAGGTGCACTATAATTCAATTTATGAACTCCGAG ATCTTCCAACTCAACACAAGCCTAGAAAGAAGCATTGGCTATTCTAG